The following nucleotide sequence is from Anguilla rostrata isolate EN2019 chromosome 3, ASM1855537v3, whole genome shotgun sequence.
CAATATAGACATTAACTTGTGATAAAACTATTAATTTTTATCATAACCTCCTGCATGGATAAGGTTCATGGAAATGCACTGCCCTGCCTAAACAGTTACAGTTACTACAAATTACAGTTACCTGCAGTTTGCAGGTGCTTCTGTTAACCAAAGTCACTATTGTGCAATGAGACAAGTACAGTCCTGTCATCCTTATGCCATCCATATCCCTCTCTTCCTGGGAGACACAGACAGCTGCATGCTTACCCTGCAGTCAGACGGGCCCAGTCAGGATTTAGAtacaagaaagcaaaacaaatgccaGACTTTTCTTCCTGGAGCCATGGTGTTATGCAGTACACAGCCTGTCGGGCAGTAATCATAAGACATACTTCAAGAACACTGAATCTGTAGTTTACTCTTGCAATGTCTCCTTTGGGTTCTTTCGCTGTTGCTCGAACTTTGCTTGATCCCTTTGATTGACCACCAAAGTCATTTTGTGATGATGTGGTGATTACTGCAGGGTGTGAAAGGGGAGAATATGTATATGAGTATTTCCTTGCAAAGCTTTCTTTTAATAAATTAGTAAGGTTCAGATTAATTTTTCTTGGAAATGTAAAGCAGGTCCAGTTGCAACATGAGCTAACCCGCctgggaaaaaagaagagggaaaGACATCCCAATGGTATTTGCAATCTCAGTTCAGATTTGAGTACTacaaccaaaaaagaaaattgaaaaacGGCTTGCTTTGTGAGATAAATTCGGCAGTATTACTGTGGGGTTTGAACcccaggttaaaaaaaatgtcttgggAATTGGGATATTCAAGGCTgtcaagaaaatatattttctgtgacactATGTGTGAGCGCAAAAACAGTGATGAATGTTGTAAGAATACAATGTTCTGAATATGTACTTTTGTTTGATATGTGGACCATGTAAAataagtgagtgtgtggtcCTGAataggattttaaaaaacaatggacTGTGTATATGGTGACCCAAACAGAGTATTCTGGAAATGTCTTTCCGTGTTCTTACTGAGCCTGAGaattttgagaatttttttgtATCGATATGTTGTAGGAAAGATCACCCTTACTGAATGCCAGTGTATTATTATATAGTGCATAGTAAAACAACTATATTGACAGtcattttatgatatttttgatctaatgaaaaatgaagtgaaTGGTCATGTAACTCTTCAGAGCCCTTTTTATGACAGGAGCATCAGATGTTATTATGTTTACTTCTTGACCAATAACAAATAGACAAAAGGTCACATTTactttacaaaaacatttctagtAGCCTTGTGTAATTTATAGAGTGTCTGAGAGCTGTGCCCAGTTGAATTATCActcaaaaatattataaaagatgactgaaaatgttttcatgacaATTAATCTCTCAAGGAGGCTTCATGTTTAATTTGACAATGTCACAATTTATGGTGATCCCTCAATTTCAAGTAAGAGTGAAGGTGCCATGATTTTGTGCGTGGAATTTGGCTCTccacatttttaagaacatttCTCCCCTGACAAGGATCATTGGCTACACGCAGTGCTGACCCTTTGCAACTATTGACATTGCAGTAAGGCTTATAGTGGTGAAGATAAAGATAGATGGTGGAGACGCTTGTGGGAATATAATGTGTACTTTCCAGTGGCTGAAATAAGTTTCACGCTGGAAGACTTAAGTTTCCTTTGGTAGCTGAGTGAGCACACCTTAGCCTGGTCGGTCGCTCTGAAGAATTTCTCATATATTTTTACTGGCAGGATCCAATGTTTGAGCTGTAGTCAGTTTTGGCCCTGTGATGTCTTCTCTGGGGTCTCCACATTGCCAGCTCTGTGCCTCTGGATTCCTTTGGCTCTCAGAGGAAATTGGTTTTTACAGCCCTCTGCAAAAGGCTGGAACCCAGTGCAGATTTATGGTGGAGATATCCAAAAGGAACAAGGAGGAGCACCATGGTCGGGTCATGTGGTAGTTATCACGCAAGGCACAGTTTGTGCAGGAATAAAGGGTCCATCAGTCATGTTTTCCCCACACAGTGCTGCTAGAGAGGCAGGAGGTAGATAAAGAATTTTAAatatccttttaaaaataaaagaaaattgcattgcattgataATGCACCTTTCAATCACCTAAATTATGGAAATTCAAGTGGATACCTCATCATATATTAACTTTAAAGCACAGTGATCTGATCTTGGGctaaataaagttgtttttggATGTAAATAATCATTTCTTTTACAAAAACATAgctcaaaagtaaaaatatgttgCAGGAAAATGGCACATTTTGGCCATCAGAAGTGAAGGGTGAAATTATGGTGTTTTGGCATAACAAACATGTGctgaggtggaaagtccaggagTCAGAAAGTAACAGTCCTACCATGTGTTTCTTctacccatgaactcagccagctgatttcactaattagtccTATTTCCTGCCTAACAAAttatgctaattagcaaatccaggtgattggaacaaaatactggggtgAACTTTCTGAACCCAGATTTTCAACCTTTCAACCTGAATATGAAAAGGTTCATGTTGATGGAGTACCTGCATTAGAAAGGGTGTAGAATCCTTGTTATAGATTTTGATGCTCATGCAGTTACATTTTTCCAAGCCACATGGCACAGTTGAAGCTGCAGGATCAATCAAGATCAAATGGTAAACCTCTGTGTTATTATGTTTTCCAGGATGATCACCTATGAGTGTTGCCCCGGCTATGAGAAGGTTCCTGGAGAGAAGGGCTGTCCTGCAGGTATACAAGTGTtactcagtgctgctcagtgggGTTGATGTTAGTTGCTACTGCAACCATCCCATTATTTGTAACATGTACACCATCATGCAGATACTCCCACTTCCAATCCAGGTAGGGAACTGCTAGATGTGTACTACTAGAATGCTGTTCTTCTATTGCACTAAACAGCCAGAGAGCATTCCAAGGTCTTTGTAAGCTTATGATATCTGTTTTAGGTGAGAATCCTTTTTAAAGTGTGCCAGACAGAATCATATTAATCATGTAAATCTTAAAATGCATCAGAGATGGTTTAATCTAGTTTAAAACAGTGACATACTTCCTCACTCTTTTATGCCTACAGTTGCTCTATCCTGAACTTTTTAGTCGTAGACTTGGTTTTTAGACAAGCATAAAAGGAATTGCTCTAAACTCTGAGGAACACACAAGCTCATGACTGTGGGCCCCAACATTCAGAGCTGGGTTTGAATGGTATGAAAGGACATTTCCAGCCCATAAATACAGTCATAAAAGATTCATCGTGTaaattgtgaaaaaacaaatgtatgaaaGTATCCCTCTGAGAGCCACACAGTTTTCTTTGGCACTCTCCCATGACAGGGTTTtctgctgtctttctctcacagcTCTGCCATTGGTCAACATCTACAACACCCTGGGCGTGGTCGGAGCCACCACCACCAAGATGTACTCTCAGAGGGCCGAACTGCAGGAGGAGATTGAGGGGCCTGGCAGCTTTACCTTCTTTGCTCCTAGCAATGAGGCTTGGGCTGCCCTGCCATCTGTGAGTTCCCGCAGCACCTCCACAGCCAGACAGCAGCTATTACCGAACCAAGTGAAAGTGTTGCAGGCtgacaaaatgttatttaagtTGCACTACACAGGACACCTTTCAAAACCAACTGATGGTGATATAGGAGGCCAGGTGCTAAAAATCCAACTGCATTCAAGGTGAAAACTTTGATGAACTCTAAATTTCTGCTGTTTCCCACTCATTAGGAAATCCTGGATGCCCTGGTGAGCAATGTCAACATTGAGTTGCTCAATGCTCTCCACTACCACATGGTCAACAGACGTCTGACCTCTGAGGACCTCAAGCACGGCACAGCCTACCCCTCCATGTACCAGGACTTCGATGTTCATATCCACCATTACCCCAATGGAGTAAGTGATGCCCACTGTTGGCTTTAGATTTACATGTCAGATTAATCTACCACCAGAGAGCTCAGCATAAACCAAAATCAAACGTCCACAGTTTTCTTTTGTCCATAACCACTGAGTTTTTAATTTCCCTTAGCAATGAAAATGACCCTGTGCTTGACAGTATGCATTTTACAAGAAACCTGTAACACGTGTGCATGCAGCTGTACCTCTTAAGTGCTCCATTTCTGTGTTAAGCTGTCTCTCTTGaacacattcagaaatataTGAAGTTTGGTTTGAATTTAAAGTCATAGATTGTTTAGTTGAACAGGGGTCTTGGAAACGCACACTAAAACAGTTTTCAGCAGATAAAATTTATATTGGTCCTCAAATCTCAGTTCCTTTTTGCTGTTTCCTTGTGAAGATCATAACCGTGAACTGTGCCCGTCTGGTGAAGACGGACCAAGATGCCACCAATGGGATTGTGCATGTCGTTGACCGGGTCATCACGGCCATCACCAACAATGTCCATACCTTCATCGACACCGACGATGACCTGGAGACACTGCGTGTAAGTGGAGAAGTCTCATCATACTCCTTCAAATTTTACCTTATACAACTTCCCATTTATACAGTCGTGTTCTATGTGAAATGAGTGGTGGGAGATGATAGCCTTATGGGCCATAGTTAGCAGCACAGGAAGCAAGACCTCTGCGAGAGGCCTCATTTGCTCACTTATATCTCTCTATAAGAAGGTGAGAGTCCTCTATGGGTGTgtttgtaactgtgtgtgtctgtctcagactgctgttgctgctgctggcttGACTAACTTGCTGGAAAGCGATGGCCACTATACTGTATTCGCACCAACTAATGAGGCCTTTGAGAAGATCCCACCAGAGACCTTGAACAGGATTCTGGGAGACCCTGTGGCTCTGAAAGGTAGAGTAGACCCAAAAACTGTTTCTAGGCAGGCTGACTTCCATGAGTTAAAACCCTTTGATGgataatgtgtgtttgtgtaagtcaCAGGCAAGTTCTATAACCAGTTATTTTACACATCCAGATATGAGAGGCTGGTGGCCTTTTCTAGAAAATGCAAACTACTGAAATGTGCTAAAGTAAAATTTTGTATTTGAGTGTGGGAAGACAAGCTGATCAGTATGAACAGAGATTGCCCTCTGGTGATTACCCAGATCTTCTGAACTACCACATCCTGAAGAACATGCAGTGCTCCGAGTCAGTTGTGGCTGGGACACCATTGGAAACACTGCAGGGCACTGTGCTGGAGGTTGGCTGCGATGGCACTGAGATGACTCTCAATGGCAAAGCCGTCATCACCAAGAAGGACCAACTGGGAACCAATGGTGTAGTCCACTACATCAATGAGCTCCTTATCCCTGACTCAGGTGTGCCGTCCTACAGAACACCCCACATACAGTAACACAATCTTattgattcatttgttttgcagacAGCCTCATCAAGGACAACTTTACATTGCTTGCATTTGacatattattaatttatatgttTAGTTATTTcctaaaacaattcacatttgaaGGTTCAACAGCAGTACTTCACCTGATATTCAAACCCATGAGCGTCTGATTTAAAGTGCTGTTTCCTAACAGCAATGCAGCACTCAATGGGCCATATATGAATTCAACATGACTTGATGTATTTATCTTAAAGCTAAGACCCTGTCGGAGCTGGCACAGGAATCCAGTATTTCAAAGGCAAATATGATGTTCGTTGAGGCTGGCCTGGAATCCCACCTGTCTGGATCTGAGTCTGTGACGTTGCTTGCACCTCAGGATGATGCTTTTAAAGGTGAGAGCACCAAGTGGCCTGTCTATGCTCAGTCGCTACCTTGGGGTTCCTGATTTCTGGTGGTTATATGATAAACTAAAACCCAGGTGAGGCATTGGTTTGGAAATATTAAGGGATGGTTAACTGACTTGGAATGgccaatgaaataaaatccctattgtgcctttccaaattaacaaaacttttctttttctctgcaaaattccaatgagaaatatgattaaaatgataaataatgttTCTGTGATAAACTACtggctttcttttaaaaagcccAACACTGTATTAACGGCGGCGTAATTGGTATCTGCAGAGGTCAGTACAACGATCACTCCAGATATGAAGACACTGCTTTCTCACCACATCGTGAAGGGGCAGCTGTCCTCCAGAAGTCTGTACCATGGCCAGGTGCTGGAGGCTGTGGATGGGCTGAAGCTCAGGGTGTTTGTCTACCGCCACGTGAGTTCACCCGTGCCGGAACTGGAAGTGGGGGGCCAAGGGCTATCTGATGATTGGTTTCCATTGTTTCCGAGGGCACGGTAACCCAACACA
It contains:
- the tgfbi gene encoding transforming growth factor-beta-induced protein ig-h3 — encoded protein: MKHFTLLTLGLVVIATLCVAKSPYKSVLQHSRIRGRQHGPNVCAMQKIPGTDKKYFTNCKQWYHRKICGKSTMITYECCPGYEKVPGEKGCPAALPLVNIYNTLGVVGATTTKMYSQRAELQEEIEGPGSFTFFAPSNEAWAALPSEILDALVSNVNIELLNALHYHMVNRRLTSEDLKHGTAYPSMYQDFDVHIHHYPNGIITVNCARLVKTDQDATNGIVHVVDRVITAITNNVHTFIDTDDDLETLRTAVAAAGLTNLLESDGHYTVFAPTNEAFEKIPPETLNRILGDPVALKDLLNYHILKNMQCSESVVAGTPLETLQGTVLEVGCDGTEMTLNGKAVITKKDQLGTNGVVHYINELLIPDSAKTLSELAQESSISKANMMFVEAGLESHLSGSESVTLLAPQDDAFKEVSTTITPDMKTLLSHHIVKGQLSSRSLYHGQVLEAVDGLKLRVFVYRHNLCIENVCIAAHDKTGRFATMFTVDKLLTPPVGTVMDVLKGDDRFSTLVGAIQTAGLTEMMNQAGTYTVFAPTNEAFSAMPPADLNKLLGDPNQLASVLKYHVGDEILVSGGVGSHSRMKPLEGERLELSLKNYTVYVNKIPVTDADLMATNGVVHAVGSIIQSLPPKVLSDAAEPSKRAFRHTSTVRTHRQAIRNDDLFQKVLRSHSSRTISRVQ